A single genomic interval of Halorubrum aethiopicum harbors:
- a CDS encoding response regulator → MPNPIRVLCVDDDPEFADLTATYLERRNDRFAVETVTSPERGLDLIEDDPPDCVVSDYEMPGMNGIEFLRAVREEHPDLPFVLYTGKGSEEVASEAISAGVTDYLRKQSGTHQYAVLANRVSNAVDQARAERRLREERRRFQLLFERLTQPTVEVEYEDDEPIVRRVNPAFEEVFGYEASEIVDDSLDAYIVPPGGEEGASRINRRVQAGGGLESVEVVRRTAEGDREFLLQNAVYDDGSGGFAIYTHVTGRKP, encoded by the coding sequence ATGCCGAACCCGATCCGGGTCCTGTGTGTCGACGACGACCCGGAGTTCGCGGATCTGACGGCGACGTATCTCGAGCGCAGGAACGACCGGTTCGCCGTCGAGACGGTGACGAGTCCCGAACGGGGACTGGACCTGATCGAGGACGACCCGCCCGACTGCGTCGTCTCGGACTACGAGATGCCGGGGATGAACGGGATCGAGTTCCTCCGGGCGGTCCGGGAGGAGCATCCGGACCTGCCGTTCGTCCTCTACACGGGCAAGGGCAGCGAGGAGGTCGCGAGCGAAGCCATCTCGGCCGGCGTGACCGACTACCTCCGAAAGCAGTCCGGCACCCACCAGTACGCCGTCCTGGCCAACCGCGTGAGTAACGCGGTCGACCAGGCCCGCGCCGAGCGCCGACTGCGGGAGGAGCGCCGGCGGTTTCAGCTCCTGTTCGAGCGGCTCACCCAGCCGACCGTCGAGGTCGAGTACGAGGACGACGAGCCGATCGTCAGACGCGTCAACCCCGCCTTCGAGGAGGTGTTCGGCTACGAGGCGTCCGAGATCGTCGACGACTCCCTCGACGCCTACATCGTTCCGCCGGGCGGAGAGGAGGGGGCCTCGCGGATCAACCGGCGCGTCCAGGCCGGCGGCGGCCTCGAATCGGTGGAGGTCGTGCGCCGCACGGCGGAGGGTGACCGAGAGTTCCTCCTCCAGAACGCGGTGTACGACGACGGTTCCGGCGGGTTCGCCAT